Proteins from a genomic interval of Nasonia vitripennis strain AsymCx chromosome 3, Nvit_psr_1.1, whole genome shotgun sequence:
- the LOC100678555 gene encoding actin cytoskeleton-regulatory complex protein PAN1 isoform X1: MRFTTTILAACLCVALVSSVPVPNEGFQSQALDRLMVVEADNDAALRSKRTIGLLRQLFPDVTKDVNPEASENNQVVSEAESQSQAESQNNEVRVQFADETPQSNNEAGEGELAPLEDVEASDDENRNKRFLNFGFGASGGNGGAGGGSGGGSGNFLFDIIRQAADGAARAAGTVYRVVAGTQSLGLGLSASRDVGPAPAAAPMMPAGAPMMPAAPAAPAAPMMPPGMMPPPGMMMPAGMNGTAMMMPPLVAGSGSSTSDPAAGAPTPGPQTEAVPGPVTRLFVIANRGISNLIQDLILRLAATSERIVNFKARLITSII; the protein is encoded by the exons ATGAGGTTCACAACGACAATATTGGCGGCCTGTCTGTGCGTGGCGTTAGTCAGTTCCGTGCCGGTGCCGAACGAAGGCTTCCAGTCACAG GCTCTCGATCGGCTGATGGTGGTCGAAGCGGACAACGATGCCGCGCTGAGGAGCAAGAGGACGATCGGCCTGCTGCGACAGCTTTTCCCCGACGTAACCAAG GACGTGAACCCAGAAGCCAGTGAGAACAACCAGGTGGTTAGCGAGGCTGAATCTCAGAGCCAAGCCGAGTCGCAAAACAACGAAGTTCGCGTACAGTTCGCCGATGAGACTCCCCAGAGCAACAACGAAGCCGGCGAGGGTGAGCTCGCGCCGCTGGAAGACGTCGAGGCCAGCGACGACGAGAATCGTAACAAGAGGTTCCTCAACTTTGGTTTCGGAGCGTCTGGTGGTAACGGCGGTGCCGGTGGCGGCAGCGGAGGCGGTTCAGGAAACTTCCTCTTCGACATCATCAGG CAAGCAGCGGACGGCGCGGCAAGGGCGGCCGGCACGGTGTACCGCGTGGTGGCCGGCACGCAGAGTCTGGGGCTGGGCCTGAGCGCGTCGCGCGACGTCGGTCCGGCCCCCGCGGCGGCGCCCATGATGCCGGCTGGGGCACCGATGATGCCCGCGGCGCCAGCTGCCCCGGCAGCCCCTATGATGCCCCCAGGAATGATGCCGCCGCCTGGAATGATGATGCCTGCGGGGATGAACGGCACCGCCATGATGATGCCACCG CTGGTAGCTGGTAGTGGAAGCAGCACGAGCGACCCTGCGGCTGGCGCTCCTACGCCTGGACCCCAAACAGAGGCTGTTCCTGGACCCGTCACCAGGCTCTTCGTCATCGCAAACCGAGGAATCTCCAACCTCATCCAGGATCTCATTCTC
- the LOC100678555 gene encoding synaptonemal complex protein 4 isoform X3, whose amino-acid sequence MRFTTTILAACLCVALVSSVPVPNEGFQSQALDRLMVVEADNDAALRSKRTIGLLRQLFPDVTKDVNPEASENNQVVSEAESQSQAESQNNEVRVQFADETPQSNNEAGEGELAPLEDVEASDDENRNKRFLNFGFGASGGNGGAGGGSGGGSGNFLFDIIRLVAGSGSSTSDPAAGAPTPGPQTEAVPGPVTRLFVIANRGISNLIQDLILRLAATSERIVNFKARLITSII is encoded by the exons ATGAGGTTCACAACGACAATATTGGCGGCCTGTCTGTGCGTGGCGTTAGTCAGTTCCGTGCCGGTGCCGAACGAAGGCTTCCAGTCACAG GCTCTCGATCGGCTGATGGTGGTCGAAGCGGACAACGATGCCGCGCTGAGGAGCAAGAGGACGATCGGCCTGCTGCGACAGCTTTTCCCCGACGTAACCAAG GACGTGAACCCAGAAGCCAGTGAGAACAACCAGGTGGTTAGCGAGGCTGAATCTCAGAGCCAAGCCGAGTCGCAAAACAACGAAGTTCGCGTACAGTTCGCCGATGAGACTCCCCAGAGCAACAACGAAGCCGGCGAGGGTGAGCTCGCGCCGCTGGAAGACGTCGAGGCCAGCGACGACGAGAATCGTAACAAGAGGTTCCTCAACTTTGGTTTCGGAGCGTCTGGTGGTAACGGCGGTGCCGGTGGCGGCAGCGGAGGCGGTTCAGGAAACTTCCTCTTCGACATCATCAGG CTGGTAGCTGGTAGTGGAAGCAGCACGAGCGACCCTGCGGCTGGCGCTCCTACGCCTGGACCCCAAACAGAGGCTGTTCCTGGACCCGTCACCAGGCTCTTCGTCATCGCAAACCGAGGAATCTCCAACCTCATCCAGGATCTCATTCTC
- the LOC100678555 gene encoding translation initiation factor IF-2 isoform X2, whose protein sequence is MRFTTTILAACLCVALVSSVPVPNEGFQSQDVNPEASENNQVVSEAESQSQAESQNNEVRVQFADETPQSNNEAGEGELAPLEDVEASDDENRNKRFLNFGFGASGGNGGAGGGSGGGSGNFLFDIIRQAADGAARAAGTVYRVVAGTQSLGLGLSASRDVGPAPAAAPMMPAGAPMMPAAPAAPAAPMMPPGMMPPPGMMMPAGMNGTAMMMPPLVAGSGSSTSDPAAGAPTPGPQTEAVPGPVTRLFVIANRGISNLIQDLILRLAATSERIVNFKARLITSII, encoded by the exons ATGAGGTTCACAACGACAATATTGGCGGCCTGTCTGTGCGTGGCGTTAGTCAGTTCCGTGCCGGTGCCGAACGAAGGCTTCCAGTCACAG GACGTGAACCCAGAAGCCAGTGAGAACAACCAGGTGGTTAGCGAGGCTGAATCTCAGAGCCAAGCCGAGTCGCAAAACAACGAAGTTCGCGTACAGTTCGCCGATGAGACTCCCCAGAGCAACAACGAAGCCGGCGAGGGTGAGCTCGCGCCGCTGGAAGACGTCGAGGCCAGCGACGACGAGAATCGTAACAAGAGGTTCCTCAACTTTGGTTTCGGAGCGTCTGGTGGTAACGGCGGTGCCGGTGGCGGCAGCGGAGGCGGTTCAGGAAACTTCCTCTTCGACATCATCAGG CAAGCAGCGGACGGCGCGGCAAGGGCGGCCGGCACGGTGTACCGCGTGGTGGCCGGCACGCAGAGTCTGGGGCTGGGCCTGAGCGCGTCGCGCGACGTCGGTCCGGCCCCCGCGGCGGCGCCCATGATGCCGGCTGGGGCACCGATGATGCCCGCGGCGCCAGCTGCCCCGGCAGCCCCTATGATGCCCCCAGGAATGATGCCGCCGCCTGGAATGATGATGCCTGCGGGGATGAACGGCACCGCCATGATGATGCCACCG CTGGTAGCTGGTAGTGGAAGCAGCACGAGCGACCCTGCGGCTGGCGCTCCTACGCCTGGACCCCAAACAGAGGCTGTTCCTGGACCCGTCACCAGGCTCTTCGTCATCGCAAACCGAGGAATCTCCAACCTCATCCAGGATCTCATTCTC